The following nucleotide sequence is from Salvia miltiorrhiza cultivar Shanhuang (shh) chromosome 7, IMPLAD_Smil_shh, whole genome shotgun sequence.
GCATCCTTTTTATCAAAGAGAAAGCGGATGGCTGCGTGATCGGTGTATACAATTGATTTCGTCCCGATCAAGTATGcacggaacttatcaaaagcatacacAACTGCAAGCATCTCCTTCTCGGTCACCGTGTAGTTCGCCTGAGCTTTATCCAAAGTCCGGCTGGCATAATAAATGACACGAAAAATCTTGTCCCTCTTCTGACCCAACGCAGCTCCAATGGCTATATCACTGGCATCACACATCAACTCGAATGGCTGCGTCCAATCCGGAACAATCAAAACAGGAGCTGTGACCAAGGCTTTcttcaaagtctcaaacgtagcTGTGCAAGCATCATCAAAATAGAACTTGACATCTTTCTCCAACAGCTGACTTAACGGCTTAGCAACCTTTGAGAAGTCCTTGATGAAGCGGCGGTAGAATCCGACATGACCCAAAAAACATCGCACAGCTCTATCATTGGTTAGTGGCGGGAGCTTCTCTATGGCAACAATCTTGGCTCGATCAACCTCCAAACCTGCAGCTGAAACTTTGTGGCCAAGAACAATGCCTTCTCGCACCATGAAATGGCACTTTTCCCAATTAAGTACCAAGTTAGTTTCCTCACAACGAGCAAGCACAACAGATAAATTCTCTAGACAATGATCAAAGGAACTACCAAacacagagaaatcatccatgaaaacttCCATCACACTCTCAATCAGATCATGGAAAATAGCcatcatgcatctttggaaCGTAGCAGGAGCATTACACAAACCAAAAGACATGTGACGATAAGCAAAAATCCCATATGGGCAAGTAAAAGCAGTCTTGTCTTGGTCTTCCGAGGcaatcataatttgattgtaccCAGAataaccatcaagaaaacagtAAAACTCATACCCAGCCAATctatcaagcatctgatcaataaagggGAGGGGAAAGTGGTCTTTCCTAGTAGCAGCATTCAACATGCGATAATCAATGCAGACTCTCCAACCAGTAACCACACGTGTAGCAATCATCTCATCAGACTCACCCTTCACAACAGTCATCCCCCCTTTCTTAGACACCACTTGGGTAGGACTTACCCACTTACTATCAGATATAGCATATATAATCCCAGCATCAAGCAATTTCAACACTTCTTTCCTAACGACTTCTTGCATAATAGGATTTAAGCGCCTTTGAGGTTGCGCTCTAGGCCTAGCATCATCATCAAGCAAAATCCTATGCATGCAGACACTTGGGCTAATCCCTTTCAAATCAGAGATCGACCAACCAATAGCAGACTTATGCTTTCTCAACACACGCAACAAAGACTCCAATTCACAAGAAGTAAGATGAGCTGATACAATTATCGAATACGTCTCACCATTACCTAGGAAGGCGTATCTCAAGTGATCCGGCAACGGCTTCAactcaagctttggggcggtccCATTTTCCTCCTCCATctttttcttctcctcctcGGTGCGCAGCTCTAGAAATCATCCTCTCCTATGTGCAATTTCTGCTACACTCTCCAATGCACTACAACACTCAAATAACTCATCAGAAAACAAATGCATATCAAAAGGAAAATCAAAATCAGTAGAgaaaaaggaatgagagatGCAAGCCTCAAGAGGGTCGCCGAGACCCTTCCATGAAGATGGTGTGTCACAGGAATCAACTAGGCTCAATAACTTGCACTCCTCCATGTCAATATCTTCCTTCTCATCATAAAACTTCAAAGCTCGATATATGGAGAAGGTGTGGctctcatcattcactctcaaAGTGAGCTCCCCATTAGCCACATCTATCAAGGCTCTTCCTGTGGCCAAGAACGGTCTCCCTAGGATCAACGGGATGGTCTTGTCCTCCTCAAAATCCAACACCACAAAGTCAGCTGGGAATATGAACTCATTGACCTTTACCAACACGTCTTCCACTATCCCCCGTGGATACGTCACCGACCTATCTGCCATCCGCAACGCGATCGACGTCGGCTTCATCTCTCCAATAGCCAACCGCTGGAAAATAGATAAGGGCATGAGATTAATGCTTGCCCCCAAATCGCAAAGCGCCTTCCCAAACTGCTGGCCTCCAATGATGCAGGAAATAGTGAAGCTGCCAGGATCTTTAAGCTTGGCTAGGAGCTTCTTCTGCAAGATCGCACTGCACTcctcattgagattcaccgtctcaaactctcccagccGCTTCTTTCTCGAGATGATGTCCTTCAAGAATTTTGCATATTGTGGCATCTCCTGCAACGCCTCCaccaatggaagattgatgtGCAACTTCTTGAAGATCTCCAAAAACTTGGAGAACTGCTGTTTCACCTTCTCTTTCTGATGTCGCTGAGGGAACGGCAAAGTC
It contains:
- the LOC130994249 gene encoding uncharacterized protein LOC130994249, whose translation is MSMGNPEPAVEDPTGVEDANFIHGRNFGNFQRGQQSGYNRGQQYQQGGRSHPNLSYGNPNNAIQPPPGFSVTNGVINKEKKPNLEELLMKFVAKSDERMEKLESNAAAVGTQMKMFETQLGQLTNLRSGTTYEGPKMPEDEIVSSVDEKEAEEVTVERHQKEKVKQQFSKFLEIFKKLHINLPLVEALQEMPQYAKFLKDIISRKKRLGEFETVNLNEECSAILQKKLLAKLKDPGSFTISCIIGGQQFGKALCDLGASINLMPLSIFQRLAIGEMKPTSIALRMADRSVTYPRGIVEDVLVKVNEFIFPADFVVLDFEEDKTIPLILGRPFLATGRALIDVANGELTLRVNDESHTFSIYRALKFYDEKEDIDMEECKLLSLVDSCDTPSSWKGLGDPLEACISHSFFSTDFDFPFDMHLFSDELFECCSALESVAEIAHRRG